One region of Streptomyces capillispiralis genomic DNA includes:
- a CDS encoding maltokinase N-terminal cap-like domain-containing protein, whose translation MSEAVTRTVTTPPGLLASLDPLLREWLPRQRWFAGKGRPVTGFALVTATELLPPSAKLGLYHLLVRAHQPLLPGHGGQEQPGDCYQLLIGVREALPPRLAPALIGHVTQGPLAGRTVYEALHDARPADLLLEALRTRARIGGLRFERDPDQEIRSGLVPRLMTAEQSNSSVVYGDTFILKLLRRIVPGINPDLELPLALAREGCPRVPPPTAWMVADAEGAAASAPAQPYVLGVLQPFVQGATDGWELALRELAKGEDFVAEARALGRATAEVHTALARALPTVTLGHSQLRSLVAGMTERLEAAVHAVPALRPYAAGLRSAYSAVDELAAEGSTWTAQRVHGDLHLGQCLRSPAGDWSLIDFEGEPARPLAERRMPQPAVRDVAGMLRSFDYAARSVDPPQPEWAGHCRAAYCSGYAEAAGRDPRTDPVLLRAYETDKAVYEVVYEARHRPEWLPVPMAAVRRLAAPDPT comes from the coding sequence ATGTCGGAAGCCGTCACACGCACCGTCACGACACCGCCCGGCCTCCTTGCGTCACTGGATCCACTGCTGAGGGAGTGGCTGCCGCGGCAGCGCTGGTTCGCGGGCAAGGGCCGCCCGGTCACCGGGTTCGCCCTGGTCACGGCCACCGAACTGCTGCCGCCCAGCGCCAAGCTGGGCCTGTACCACCTGCTGGTGCGCGCCCACCAGCCGCTGCTGCCCGGCCACGGCGGCCAGGAGCAGCCCGGCGACTGCTACCAGCTGCTGATAGGCGTGCGCGAGGCGCTGCCGCCCCGGCTCGCGCCCGCGCTGATCGGACATGTGACGCAGGGCCCGCTGGCCGGACGGACGGTCTACGAGGCCCTGCACGACGCCCGGCCCGCCGACCTCCTCCTGGAGGCCCTGCGCACCCGGGCGCGCATCGGAGGACTCCGCTTCGAGCGGGACCCGGACCAGGAGATCCGGTCCGGCCTGGTGCCGCGCCTGATGACCGCCGAACAGTCGAACTCGTCGGTCGTCTACGGAGATACGTTCATCCTGAAGCTGTTGCGCCGGATCGTGCCCGGGATCAACCCCGACCTGGAGCTGCCGCTGGCGCTGGCCCGCGAGGGCTGCCCCCGGGTGCCCCCGCCCACCGCCTGGATGGTCGCGGACGCCGAGGGCGCCGCCGCGTCGGCCCCGGCCCAGCCGTACGTCCTGGGCGTCCTCCAGCCGTTCGTGCAGGGCGCGACGGACGGCTGGGAGCTGGCGCTGCGGGAGCTGGCCAAGGGCGAGGACTTCGTCGCCGAGGCGCGGGCGCTGGGCCGGGCCACGGCCGAGGTGCACACCGCGCTGGCCCGGGCGCTGCCGACGGTCACCCTGGGCCACTCCCAGCTGCGGTCCCTGGTGGCCGGCATGACCGAGCGGCTGGAGGCGGCGGTGCACGCGGTGCCCGCGCTGCGGCCGTACGCGGCCGGGCTGCGCTCGGCGTACTCGGCCGTGGACGAGCTGGCCGCCGAGGGCAGCACCTGGACCGCGCAGCGAGTGCACGGGGACCTGCACCTCGGGCAGTGCCTGCGCTCCCCGGCCGGCGACTGGTCGCTGATCGACTTCGAGGGCGAACCGGCCCGGCCGCTGGCCGAACGGCGGATGCCGCAGCCCGCGGTCCGGGACGTGGCCGGCATGCTGCGCTCCTTCGACTACGCGGCGCGTTCGGTGGACCCGCCGCAGCCGGAGTGGGCCGGGCACTGCCGGGCGGCCTACTGCTCCGGGTACGCGGAGGCCGCCGGCCGTGATCCGCGCACCGACCCGGTGCTGCTGCGCGCGTACGAGACGGACAAGGCCGTCTACGAGGTGGTCTACGAGGCCCGGCACCGCCCCGAGTGGCTGCCCGTACCGATGGCGGCCGTGCGGCGGCTCGCCGCGCCCGACCCGACCTGA
- the glgB gene encoding 1,4-alpha-glucan branching enzyme, whose protein sequence is MTPRPESSGPFPEQPAEQRRAEPPPPARERTAAKKAVAKKAVAKKSAAKKSAAAAKTVAEKRTVAEKRTAAEEKTVAGRGTAAKAAAAPGKAAARRTTARKAPAEKAVVKKAVVKKAADRSPARKTAARKTAAKETAARGTAAVPPGPPEMEIAVSPAVDVTDRERLLDGTHHAPHSVLGAHPVPGGVVFRVFKPYALAVTVVSGGLTVALHDDGDGFFSGLLPLREVPAYRLLVTYEGTVQETEDAYRFLPTLGELDLHLIGEGRHEELWTVLGAHPMTHQGVAGTRFSVWAPNARGVRVAGSFNFWDATGFPMRSLGSTGVWELFVPGIGEGELYKFEITRPDGSKTLRADPLARRTEVPPATSSIVTSSRYEWGDAEWLERRARVPAHRAPFSVYEVHLPSWRPGLTYRQLAEQLPAYVKDLGFTHVELMPVAEHPFGGSWGYQVTGFYAPTARLGTPDDFRYLVDALHRAGIGVLMDWVPAHFPRDEWALAEFDGRPLYEHEDPLRAAHPDWGTLEFDFGRREVRNFLVANALYWCEEFHIDGLRVDAVASMLYLDYSREPGQWTPNEHGGRENLDAVAFLQEMNATVYRRVPGVVTVAEESTAWDGVTRATHHKGPSGFGGLGFGLKWNMGWMHDSLQYMSHEPVHRRYHHGEMTFSMVYAYSENYVLPISHDEVVHGKRSLVSKMPGDWWRQRADLRAYLGFMWAHPGKQLLFMGQEFAQGAEWSEAHGPDWWLLDPHYGAEADHRGVRDLVRDLNTVYAHTPALWQRDTEPDGFRWVTGDAAEDNVLAFLRYDGDGSPLLAVCHFSPVVRPDYRIGVPDDVPAWHEVLNTDAGRYGGGGHTHPDPVKPEPQGRHGFPASIRLTLPPLAAVWLRPA, encoded by the coding sequence GTGACCCCCCGCCCCGAGTCCAGCGGTCCGTTCCCGGAGCAGCCGGCCGAGCAGCGGCGCGCCGAGCCGCCCCCGCCCGCCCGCGAGAGGACGGCCGCGAAGAAGGCCGTCGCGAAGAAGGCCGTCGCGAAGAAGAGCGCCGCGAAGAAGAGCGCCGCGGCGGCGAAGACCGTGGCCGAGAAGCGGACCGTCGCCGAGAAGCGGACGGCGGCCGAGGAGAAGACCGTGGCCGGGAGGGGAACGGCGGCGAAGGCGGCCGCGGCTCCCGGGAAGGCCGCGGCGAGGAGGACCACGGCCCGGAAGGCCCCGGCCGAGAAAGCGGTGGTGAAGAAGGCGGTGGTGAAGAAGGCGGCCGACAGGAGCCCGGCGAGGAAGACGGCGGCGAGGAAGACGGCGGCGAAGGAGACGGCGGCCCGGGGCACCGCCGCCGTGCCGCCCGGCCCGCCCGAGATGGAGATCGCCGTCTCCCCCGCCGTGGACGTCACCGACCGGGAGCGCCTGCTGGACGGCACGCACCACGCCCCGCACTCCGTGCTGGGCGCGCACCCGGTGCCCGGCGGGGTCGTCTTCCGGGTGTTCAAGCCGTACGCCCTGGCGGTGACCGTGGTCTCCGGGGGCCTGACCGTCGCGCTGCACGACGACGGGGACGGCTTCTTCTCCGGTCTGCTGCCGCTGCGCGAGGTCCCGGCGTACCGGCTGCTGGTCACCTACGAGGGGACGGTGCAGGAGACCGAGGACGCCTACCGGTTCCTGCCCACGCTCGGCGAGCTGGACCTGCACCTGATCGGCGAGGGCCGGCACGAGGAGCTGTGGACGGTACTGGGCGCGCACCCGATGACCCACCAGGGCGTGGCCGGCACCCGCTTCTCGGTGTGGGCGCCGAACGCCCGCGGGGTACGGGTGGCGGGCTCCTTCAACTTCTGGGACGCCACCGGCTTCCCCATGCGGTCGCTGGGGTCGACGGGCGTCTGGGAACTGTTCGTGCCGGGCATCGGCGAGGGCGAGCTGTACAAGTTCGAGATCACCCGCCCCGACGGCTCGAAGACGCTGCGCGCGGACCCGCTGGCCCGCCGTACGGAGGTCCCGCCGGCCACGTCGTCCATCGTCACGTCCTCGCGGTACGAGTGGGGCGATGCGGAGTGGCTGGAGCGCCGGGCCCGGGTGCCCGCGCACCGGGCGCCGTTCTCCGTCTACGAGGTGCACCTGCCGTCGTGGCGCCCGGGTCTGACGTACCGTCAGCTGGCCGAGCAGCTGCCCGCGTACGTCAAGGACCTCGGCTTCACCCACGTCGAGCTGATGCCGGTCGCCGAGCATCCGTTCGGCGGCTCCTGGGGCTACCAGGTCACCGGGTTCTACGCGCCCACGGCCCGCCTCGGCACCCCCGACGACTTCCGGTACCTGGTCGACGCCCTGCACCGGGCCGGGATCGGGGTGCTGATGGACTGGGTGCCGGCGCACTTCCCGCGCGACGAGTGGGCGCTCGCCGAGTTCGACGGGCGTCCGCTGTACGAGCACGAGGACCCGCTGCGGGCGGCCCATCCGGACTGGGGCACCCTGGAGTTCGACTTCGGGCGGCGCGAGGTGCGCAACTTCCTGGTGGCCAACGCGCTGTACTGGTGCGAGGAGTTCCACATCGACGGGCTGCGGGTGGACGCGGTCGCCTCGATGCTCTACCTCGACTACTCGCGCGAGCCCGGCCAGTGGACGCCGAACGAGCACGGCGGCCGGGAGAACCTGGACGCGGTGGCCTTCCTCCAGGAGATGAACGCGACCGTGTACCGCAGGGTGCCGGGCGTCGTGACCGTCGCCGAGGAGTCCACGGCCTGGGACGGCGTCACCCGGGCCACCCACCACAAGGGCCCGAGCGGGTTCGGCGGGCTCGGGTTCGGGCTGAAGTGGAACATGGGCTGGATGCACGACTCGCTCCAGTACATGAGCCACGAACCGGTCCACCGCCGCTACCACCACGGCGAGATGACGTTCTCGATGGTGTACGCGTACAGCGAGAACTACGTGCTGCCGATCTCGCACGACGAGGTGGTGCACGGCAAGCGGTCCCTGGTGTCGAAGATGCCCGGCGACTGGTGGCGGCAGCGGGCCGACCTGCGCGCCTACCTCGGCTTCATGTGGGCCCACCCGGGCAAGCAACTCCTCTTCATGGGGCAGGAGTTCGCGCAGGGCGCCGAGTGGTCCGAGGCGCACGGCCCCGACTGGTGGCTGCTGGACCCGCACTACGGTGCCGAGGCCGACCACCGCGGGGTGCGCGACCTGGTGCGCGACCTCAACACCGTCTACGCGCACACCCCGGCGCTGTGGCAGCGGGACACCGAGCCGGACGGGTTCCGGTGGGTGACCGGCGACGCGGCCGAGGACAACGTGCTCGCGTTCCTGCGCTACGACGGCGACGGCTCGCCGCTGCTCGCGGTGTGCCACTTCTCCCCGGTGGTGCGGCCCGACTACCGGATCGGGGTCCCCGACGACGTGCCCGCCTGGCACGAGGTCCTGAACACCGACGCCGGCCGCTACGGCGGCGGTGGCCACACCCACCCGGACCCGGTCAAGCCGGAGCCCCAGGGACGGCACGGGTTCCCGGCGAGCATCCGGCTGACCCTGCCGCCCCTGGCGGCGGTGTGGCTGCGCCCGGCGTGA
- a CDS encoding HelD family protein, whose product MRQEQEFIDGLYARVDVLRGDAEVSVTQALAQGNTPMQARLERDILVAERSGLLAALNAVDGSLCFGRIDLTSGRTHHIGRIGLRADDAERTPVLIDWRADVARPFYLATGHTPMGLRRRRHISSEGRRVTALHDEILDLGDETRTGHEDPTGDAVLLAALNSARTGRMGDIVRTIQADQDRIIRAPHRGVLVVEGGPGTGKTAVALHRAAYLLYEHRELLARRAVLIVGPNPAFLGYIGEVLPSLGETGVLLATVGELFPGVRTTRTDTPEAAAVKGRAAMADVLADVVRDRQALPDPVITIEHDREILMLDDGLVNVARERTRAAKLPHNAAREHFEGHILNALTDMVAERIGTDPYDGSNLLDPSDITQIRDELAENPEVWSAIDRLWPRITPRRLVADFLAAPEPYLSAADAAAVRRPVTRHWTVSDVPLLDEAAELLGEDDRLARERAARERQTQIAFAQGVLDVSYASRTFEFEDKEDDDPESSEVLSAHDIIDAERFAERHEEEDHRSAAERAAADRTWAFGHIIVDEAQELSPMAWRLLMRRSPTRSMTLVGDPAQTSEAGGVGAWADILAPYVEDRWEHTRLGVNYRTPAEIMDVAAAVVRAEHPGFAPPSSVRATGVRPWARATDDLPGAVAKAVAELTPAEGRLAVIAPRETHRALAARLDGVTAGAEPDLTHDVVLLDPRQAKGLEFDSVLVVEPGRYGTSDLYVALTRATQRLGVLHTEPLPGPLADALA is encoded by the coding sequence TTGCGTCAGGAGCAGGAATTCATCGACGGACTGTACGCACGCGTGGACGTCCTGCGCGGCGACGCCGAGGTCTCCGTCACCCAGGCGCTCGCCCAGGGCAACACACCCATGCAGGCGCGGCTGGAGCGGGACATCCTCGTCGCCGAGCGCTCCGGGCTGCTCGCCGCGCTGAACGCGGTGGACGGCTCCCTCTGCTTCGGCCGGATCGACCTGACCTCCGGCCGCACCCACCACATCGGCCGCATCGGCCTGCGCGCCGACGACGCCGAGCGCACCCCGGTCCTCATCGACTGGCGCGCCGACGTCGCCCGCCCGTTCTACCTGGCCACCGGCCACACCCCGATGGGCCTCAGGCGCCGCCGGCACATCTCCTCCGAGGGCCGCAGGGTCACCGCCCTGCACGACGAGATCCTCGACCTCGGCGACGAGACCCGCACCGGCCACGAGGACCCCACCGGCGACGCCGTGCTGCTCGCCGCGCTCAACTCCGCGCGCACCGGCCGTATGGGCGACATCGTGCGCACCATCCAGGCCGACCAGGACCGCATCATCCGCGCCCCGCACCGCGGCGTCCTGGTGGTCGAGGGCGGCCCCGGCACCGGCAAGACCGCCGTCGCCCTGCACCGCGCCGCCTACCTGCTCTACGAGCACCGCGAACTGCTCGCCCGCCGCGCGGTCCTGATCGTCGGCCCCAACCCGGCGTTCCTCGGCTACATCGGCGAGGTGCTGCCCAGCCTCGGCGAGACCGGAGTGCTGCTGGCGACCGTCGGCGAACTCTTCCCCGGCGTGCGGACCACCCGGACCGACACCCCCGAGGCCGCCGCCGTCAAGGGCCGCGCCGCGATGGCCGACGTCCTCGCCGACGTCGTACGCGACCGGCAGGCCCTGCCCGACCCGGTGATCACGATCGAGCACGACCGCGAGATCCTGATGCTCGACGACGGCCTGGTGAACGTGGCCCGCGAACGCACCCGGGCCGCGAAGCTGCCGCACAACGCGGCCCGGGAGCACTTCGAGGGACACATCCTCAACGCGCTCACCGACATGGTCGCCGAACGCATCGGCACCGACCCCTACGACGGCAGCAACCTGCTCGACCCCAGCGACATCACCCAGATCCGCGACGAACTCGCCGAGAACCCCGAGGTCTGGTCCGCCATCGACCGGCTGTGGCCCCGGATCACCCCGCGCCGTCTCGTCGCCGACTTCCTCGCCGCGCCCGAGCCGTACTTGTCCGCCGCGGACGCCGCCGCGGTCCGCCGCCCGGTCACCCGGCACTGGACCGTCTCCGACGTGCCCCTGCTCGACGAGGCCGCCGAACTCCTCGGCGAGGACGACCGGCTCGCCCGCGAGCGGGCCGCACGCGAGCGGCAGACCCAGATCGCCTTCGCCCAGGGCGTGCTGGACGTCTCCTACGCCTCCCGCACCTTCGAGTTCGAGGACAAGGAGGACGACGACCCGGAGTCCTCCGAGGTGCTGTCCGCGCACGACATCATCGACGCCGAACGCTTCGCCGAGCGGCACGAGGAGGAGGACCACCGCAGCGCCGCCGAGCGCGCGGCCGCCGACCGCACCTGGGCGTTCGGGCACATCATCGTCGACGAGGCGCAGGAACTCTCCCCGATGGCCTGGCGGCTGCTGATGCGGCGCAGCCCGACCCGCTCGATGACCCTGGTCGGCGACCCGGCCCAGACCTCGGAGGCGGGCGGCGTCGGCGCCTGGGCGGACATCCTCGCCCCGTACGTCGAGGACCGCTGGGAGCACACCCGGCTCGGCGTCAACTACCGCACCCCGGCCGAGATCATGGACGTCGCCGCCGCCGTGGTCCGCGCGGAGCACCCCGGCTTCGCACCGCCCAGCTCGGTCCGCGCCACGGGCGTGCGCCCCTGGGCCCGCGCCACCGACGACCTGCCCGGCGCCGTCGCCAAGGCCGTCGCCGAACTCACCCCGGCCGAGGGCCGCCTCGCCGTCATCGCCCCGCGCGAGACGCACCGCGCCCTGGCCGCCCGCCTCGACGGCGTGACGGCGGGCGCCGAACCCGATCTGACGCACGACGTGGTGCTGCTCGACCCGCGCCAGGCCAAGGGGCTGGAGTTCGACTCGGTGCTGGTGGTCGAGCCCGGCCGCTACGGCACCAGCGACCTCTACGTGGCGCTCACCCGCGCCACCCAGCGGCTCGGTGTGCTGCACACCGAGCCGCTGCCGGGGCCACTGGCCGACGCCCTGGCCTGA
- a CDS encoding cation:dicarboxylate symporter family transporter — protein MTSTSATAPAEPKAKRDRTHYLYIAVIIAVALGIAVGLIAPDFAVELKPIGTGFVNLIKMMISPIIFCTIVLGIGSVRKAAKVGAVGGIALGYFMVMSVVALGIGLVVGNILDPGTGLAITDTVKETGHAQVDAEAKDTTEFLLGIIPTTIVSAFTQGEVLQTLLIALLCGFALQAMGSAGQPVIRGIEHIQRLVFRVLAMIMWAAPVGAFGAMAAVTGSAGLDALKSLAVLMLGFYVTCVLFIFVVLGAMLRIVAGLNIWTLFRYLGREFLLILSTSSSESALPRLIAKMEHLGVSKPVVGITVPTGYSFNLDGTMIYMTMASLFIADAMGTPMSIGEQIPLLLFLLVASKGAAGVTGAGLATLAGGLQSHKPALVDGIGLIVGIDRFMSEARALTNFAGNAVATVLVGTWTKEIDKERVAEVLAGRAPFDEKTLLDDHGDAAADDSRAEPSAQDGEKELAKA, from the coding sequence GTGACCAGCACATCCGCTACGGCACCTGCCGAACCCAAGGCCAAGCGGGACCGCACGCACTATCTCTACATCGCGGTGATCATCGCGGTCGCCCTCGGTATCGCCGTCGGTCTGATCGCCCCCGACTTCGCGGTCGAGCTGAAGCCGATCGGCACCGGGTTCGTCAACCTGATCAAGATGATGATCTCGCCGATCATCTTCTGCACCATCGTGCTGGGCATCGGTTCCGTGCGGAAGGCCGCCAAGGTCGGCGCCGTCGGCGGCATCGCCCTCGGCTACTTCATGGTGATGTCGGTCGTCGCGCTGGGCATCGGCCTGGTCGTCGGCAACATCCTGGACCCGGGCACCGGCCTCGCGATCACCGACACGGTCAAGGAGACCGGACACGCCCAGGTCGACGCGGAGGCGAAGGACACCACCGAGTTCCTGCTCGGCATCATCCCGACCACCATCGTGTCCGCCTTCACCCAGGGCGAGGTCCTGCAGACCCTGCTGATCGCCCTGCTCTGCGGCTTCGCGCTGCAGGCCATGGGCAGCGCCGGGCAGCCGGTCATCCGCGGCATCGAGCACATCCAGCGCCTGGTCTTCCGGGTCCTGGCCATGATTATGTGGGCGGCCCCGGTCGGTGCCTTCGGCGCCATGGCCGCGGTCACCGGCTCCGCCGGCCTGGACGCGCTGAAGAGCCTCGCGGTGCTGATGCTCGGCTTCTACGTCACCTGTGTGCTGTTCATCTTCGTGGTGCTCGGCGCGATGCTGCGGATCGTCGCCGGCCTGAACATCTGGACCCTGTTCCGGTACCTCGGCCGTGAGTTCCTGCTGATCCTGTCCACCTCCTCCTCCGAGTCGGCGCTGCCGCGCCTCATCGCCAAGATGGAGCACCTGGGCGTCAGCAAGCCGGTCGTCGGCATCACCGTCCCGACCGGCTACTCCTTCAACCTCGACGGCACCATGATCTACATGACCATGGCCTCGCTGTTCATCGCCGACGCCATGGGGACGCCGATGTCCATCGGCGAGCAGATCCCGCTGCTGCTGTTCCTGCTGGTCGCCTCGAAGGGCGCCGCCGGTGTCACCGGCGCGGGCCTGGCGACCCTGGCCGGCGGTCTGCAGTCGCACAAGCCCGCCCTGGTGGACGGCATCGGCCTCATCGTCGGCATCGACCGCTTCATGAGCGAGGCCCGCGCCCTGACCAACTTCGCGGGCAACGCCGTCGCCACCGTGCTGGTCGGCACCTGGACCAAGGAGATCGACAAGGAGCGGGTGGCCGAGGTCCTCGCCGGCCGCGCCCCCTTCGACGAGAAGACGCTGCTGGACGACCACGGCGACGCGGCAGCCGACGACTCCCGCGCCGAGCCGTCCGCACAGGACGGCGAGAAGGAACTCGCCAAGGCCTGA
- a CDS encoding sensor histidine kinase — protein MRIPVPRPRSLAGQLFAIQAVLLAVVVAGYALFTYVSDRSQAEQAAVRQATSVARTVADSPSVREAIRTSDPSARLQPYALAVVRDTDIDFVTIMDPRGIRWTHPDPEQIGLVFQGHTAPALRGGTFTETYTGTLGPSVRAVTPIRDGERIVGLVSAGIKVEEISQRAQGQLTALVAVAAGALGLGAIGTYVINARLRRHTHGMNAAELSHMHDYHQAALHAVREGLLMLDGQYRVALINDGGRELLGVDQEEDVVGRSVAGLGLPAPLTGALLASEPRVDEVHLTADRVLVVNTSPVTGGQQRGSVVTLRDVTELQSLMGELDSERGFTQALRSQAHEAANRLHTVVSLIELGRAEEAVDFATAELELAQALTDQVVAAVSEPVLAALLLGKTAQANERGVELVVSADSRLDDGLLPDTLPARDLVTILGNLIDNAVDAAQGGTHPRVTVTALTEDGAELILRVSDTGPGVDPDHAEAVFQRGFSTKPSGPGGRGLGLALVRQAVGRHGGALSVGSADGGGAVFEARLPLRAAGAAAVAQSPGGTV, from the coding sequence ATGCGCATCCCCGTCCCCCGGCCCCGCAGTCTCGCGGGCCAGCTCTTCGCCATCCAGGCCGTGCTCCTCGCGGTCGTGGTGGCCGGGTACGCGCTGTTCACCTACGTCAGCGACCGCAGCCAGGCCGAGCAGGCGGCGGTCCGCCAGGCCACCTCCGTGGCCCGCACGGTCGCCGACTCCCCCTCCGTACGGGAGGCGATCCGCACCTCCGACCCCTCCGCCCGGCTCCAGCCGTACGCGCTGGCGGTGGTGCGCGACACCGACATCGACTTCGTCACGATCATGGATCCGCGGGGCATCCGCTGGACCCACCCCGATCCCGAGCAGATCGGCCTGGTCTTCCAGGGCCACACGGCCCCGGCGCTGCGCGGCGGCACCTTCACCGAGACCTACACCGGTACCCTCGGCCCGTCGGTCCGCGCCGTCACCCCGATCCGGGACGGCGAGCGGATCGTCGGCCTGGTCAGCGCGGGCATAAAGGTCGAGGAGATCAGCCAGCGCGCCCAGGGGCAGCTGACCGCCCTGGTCGCGGTCGCGGCCGGCGCCCTCGGTCTCGGCGCGATCGGCACGTACGTGATCAACGCCCGGCTGCGCCGCCACACGCACGGCATGAACGCGGCCGAGCTCAGCCACATGCACGACTACCATCAGGCCGCGCTCCACGCCGTGCGCGAAGGGCTGCTGATGCTGGACGGGCAGTACAGGGTGGCGCTGATCAACGACGGCGGCCGGGAACTGCTGGGTGTGGACCAGGAGGAGGACGTGGTGGGCAGATCGGTGGCGGGGCTGGGTCTTCCGGCACCGCTGACGGGCGCGCTGCTCGCCTCGGAGCCCCGGGTGGACGAGGTGCACCTGACAGCGGACCGGGTCCTGGTGGTGAACACCTCGCCGGTCACCGGCGGGCAGCAGCGGGGCTCGGTGGTGACCCTGCGGGACGTGACCGAGCTCCAGTCGCTGATGGGCGAGCTGGACTCGGAGCGGGGCTTCACCCAGGCGCTGCGCTCGCAGGCGCACGAGGCGGCGAACCGGCTGCACACCGTGGTCTCGCTGATCGAGCTGGGCCGGGCCGAGGAGGCGGTGGACTTCGCCACCGCCGAGCTGGAGCTGGCGCAGGCGCTCACCGACCAGGTGGTGGCGGCGGTGAGCGAGCCGGTGCTCGCGGCGCTGCTGCTGGGCAAGACCGCGCAGGCCAACGAGCGGGGCGTGGAGCTGGTGGTGTCGGCCGACAGCCGCCTGGACGACGGCCTGCTGCCGGACACCCTGCCCGCCCGCGACCTGGTCACCATCCTCGGCAACCTGATCGACAACGCCGTGGACGCGGCGCAGGGCGGCACGCATCCGCGGGTGACGGTGACGGCCCTGACCGAGGACGGCGCGGAGCTGATCCTCCGGGTGTCCGACACCGGCCCCGGCGTGGATCCCGACCACGCGGAGGCGGTCTTCCAGCGGGGCTTCTCGACCAAGCCGTCCGGTCCCGGCGGCCGTGGCCTGGGCCTCGCCCTGGTCCGCCAGGCGGTGGGCCGGCACGGCGGGGCCCTGTCGGTGGGCTCCGCCGACGGGGGCGGCGCGGTGTTCGAGGCGCGGCTGCCGCTGCGGGCCGCCGGGGCGGCCGCGGTGGCGCAGAGCCCGGGAGGCACCGTATGA